The following proteins come from a genomic window of Microbacterium lemovicicum:
- a CDS encoding HAD family hydrolase codes for MPDTGTIDVSPQEDAAELVEEIAQGAAAPGAAERMLIALDIDGTVLLEDETLSPGIIDAVAAAHAAGHEVMLATGRSWSGTQHIQRLLEIEPEYVVCSNGAVVLKRQTDAAGAASYVRFHTETFDPRTVLELLRTHLPEAHFMVELEDGVRLYTESMHDWNLSEAREVAFEELAQHPVSRVVVVAPDHSEEDFLALVGDIGLNQVSYAIGWTAWLDIAPMGVDKGTALERVRGLLGVPPERVIVFGDGRNDMGMFAWALSHGGRAVAMAQGPQEVRDAAGERTTSVTEGGVAAVLRTL; via the coding sequence ATGCCCGACACCGGAACGATCGACGTCTCCCCGCAGGAGGATGCCGCGGAGCTGGTGGAGGAGATCGCCCAGGGTGCCGCGGCTCCCGGCGCCGCGGAGCGCATGCTCATCGCCCTCGACATCGACGGCACCGTCCTCCTCGAGGACGAGACGCTGAGCCCCGGCATCATCGACGCCGTGGCCGCCGCGCACGCCGCAGGCCACGAGGTCATGCTCGCCACCGGGCGCAGCTGGAGCGGCACGCAGCACATCCAGCGGCTGCTCGAGATCGAGCCCGAGTACGTCGTGTGCTCGAACGGCGCGGTCGTGCTGAAGCGGCAGACGGATGCCGCCGGCGCCGCGTCCTACGTCCGGTTCCACACCGAGACCTTCGACCCGCGCACGGTGCTCGAGCTGCTGCGCACGCACCTGCCCGAGGCGCACTTCATGGTCGAGCTCGAGGACGGGGTGCGCCTCTACACCGAGTCGATGCACGACTGGAACCTCTCCGAGGCACGCGAGGTCGCGTTCGAGGAGCTGGCGCAGCATCCGGTCAGCAGAGTCGTCGTCGTCGCGCCCGACCACAGCGAGGAGGACTTCCTCGCACTCGTGGGCGACATCGGGCTCAACCAGGTCTCGTACGCCATCGGCTGGACCGCCTGGCTCGACATCGCCCCCATGGGCGTCGACAAGGGCACCGCGCTCGAACGGGTGCGCGGGCTGCTCGGGGTGCCGCCCGAGCGGGTGATCGTGTTCGGCGACGGCCGCAACGACATGGGCATGTTCGCATGGGCGCTGTCGCACGGCGGGCGCGCGGTCGCCATGGCGCAGGGTCCGCAGGAGGTGCGGGATGCCGCGGGCGAGCGCACCACGTCGGTGACGGAGGGTGGCGTCGCCGCGGTGCTCCGCACCCTCTGA